In Kazachstania africana CBS 2517 chromosome 11, complete genome, the DNA window ACGCTttctcttcaattcttttaacCATTGAGCAGACACATTTTTAGTATCGGAGGCTTTGACAGATCCACCATTCAAAGTGTTATCTTCCATGgcttcatcattttcagcTTCATCCATCAAATGTTGTAAATCACCTACAGCAATTTCATCCAATTTGTAAGATTCATCAATGAGACCATAttgtaataatttcaattttaaagcAAATCTGTGGACTTCAGCAGATTTTAATCTGAAATGATGACAGAAAAGACATGAACTTCTcaaatatatgtataattggttgaaaaaaagaggatTATAAACAGGTACAGGTAGTTCGATATGACCCACATGACCTGGACAAAACTTTTCGTCGAGACCACAGGTGGTACATAAGTTTCTTAAGAATGCACCCAGAGACAAATCGTATAAACCACCAGAGATTGGATGACCCAAGTTGTCTAGGACAGTTGGATTTATAATTTGTTTGGCTGAAAGAGATCTAATATCTTTGGAAGTCAAGATACTGAAATCAACAGATGTGATTTCGGAACCGACTGGTTTAGCAATATCCATTCTGTTTTGTTATAAaagaacttttgaaatctaAAACTCAAAATATAGCAGCTCGATTCGTCTAATCACTTAGTAGGAGGGAGGGAAACAACAGTGAACTTCGAAAAACTAAAATACAGCTCTATTCTTAAACTAGATCCAGAGATATCAAAAGCAGAATACTCGACTCAATAACCTGATGTCTTACTTGTTAATACTAAAAGGTATTTAGCGATGAGcatccaaaaaattttcttaatgcaatttttttttttcatgcggcaaattgaaaaattttcaatcaCTATGTACGTTGTGTCCGCTAGATTGAAGTTGATATAAAAGTGAGAAGTTGGCATATTGAAATCGACTCTCGAGAGGACACATGACAAGAGCAAGTGGTTCCGCTGGTTGAAGATAGACTGGATTGCAGTAGTGTTCGAGTGTCATAGTAGGTCGTCTGTGGTTGTCCAGGACAGTTGAGGGCagggcaaaaaaaaaaataaataagagATCGCAGATATAAACAAACCATTTTGGCATAAAGGTTGacagatttgaaatcataAGAACTCGAGGTTTTCGGTAATGTCTGCACCTACGTTGAAGTCCACTGAGCTGCTGACGCAGCATCTGCAGTACCCCCCCATTTCTCTGGTGGACGATATAATAAACACTGTAAATGACATTATGTATAAATGCACCGCCGCAATGGAGAAATATCTATTGAAGAAGTCACAAGTAGAAGGATTGGACTATTCGGAAGAGATAAAAGTTGGAATTGCTAAATTGGAGTCTCTGCTGGAGTATACGGTGGATAAAAATTTCGATAAATTGGAGTTATATGTACTCAGAAACGTCCTAAGAGTACCCGAAGAGTTAATTGTTCATGACGTATTCAGATTGAAACATCAGAATGAGTTAGAAGTTGTAGATGACAAGCAAATCAAAGACAGTGAAGTTGCACTcaatgaaaagataaaaCTAATTGAGGAAAAGATTAATCAGAAtctgattttgaaagataaaattaaaaagattaaatCAACCATTCAAAAAGTGCGTaaatttaagaaaattgTCATTGAAGGATTGACCTTGAAAAAATTCGATGCAGATAAGGAGTTAATTAACCTTTTAAAACCAATTGATGATACTTTGAGGTTGTTAATTTCacaactgaaaaatttgtacACTTTCagtgaagaaaattgttcaattgatgaaattagaGAGATAACAAAACCTGAAGTTGCTCAATCATCAAATATGAGAGTCGCATACATTGATTCCAACGTCGAAAAAATCTTCGAGACGTTGAATCTAACTGGGAATAAAATACAGGGTACGAAATACACGTCAAATCCAATTGTGATAAAAGATCCTGATTTGTCAGTACTAAGGGAGTGAATAATAAATGTTCTCCCTTcaagataataataataatattcattcGTGATGTTTAAAGAAAGGGTACGTGTCTTTACATATGaataataaacaaaaattaattaatgtTAAACGTCCTTTTTTGGCTGGCTATTTTTGTCacaaatatttcttgaaatttgaatcctCTAACCACCCAACTTTCTCAAATGCAGCAAATAGTCTTGATGCCTTATTTACATCAATTCTACATGCCTTCTGTGCATCTGTTCTTCTGAATGGCAATCCTTTCTTGAACCTATAAACTTTTTCTAAGaataatcttctttttgaatCCAAATACAGATCACATGGCAATCTTAAAATTTGAGCTAAATTCAGTTCGGCTGGATgtaatttatatttcaaGGGATCCCGGGATAAATCCATGGGAGATCCCTTCCATTCAACTTTTAAgactttattattatttggaGGTAATGTGGATGAAGGTGGCGAAAAATCTGGCAATTTTTCCCATGATGCGTTTGGAATATATTGTGGTGCGGTATTAATTACAGCTGATGATGCTAATGGTGACGAAATATGCCTTGCCCTCGTTGGCGATTGTAAATGATGGTGCGGATGACTTGGTTTTAATAAACGTCGTGGAGTTGGTGACTTTCTTATCCTACTACGGTAATTGAAATCCTCATTATCAGATACTCTTTTACCACctaattttcttctcaaTTGGTAGGCAAGACCACCGTTATTTTTCTCATTATCGGAGAAAGTCATCATTCTGTTAGTTCTTGGTGATGACGATACGATTCTTCTACGATTATCTTCGTTGTTATTCTCGAATACACGATACtctgaaagaaaattcaaagtttgATTGATATTGTTCTTTGTAGATAATCTGGGATTCCAAATATGATTCACTACACTAAGTATATTCTTATCTGTACGAGAAGATCTCAGCAGCAAATTCGATattgtattattatctcTACATTGAATATTGTTAATTTTTGGAGATAAAGGTGGAGAAGGTATTAGTTGTTCATCGATATTAGACTCACTATTAGAAGCAGAACCTTTTTTCCACCTATAAAATGAATCATCATCTGAAGTTATCATTAGCTTAGGAATTGAAGAGTTCCTACTATTTTGATTTACCGACATTTTGGAATCACTATTACTAGGATGTGCACTTGATATGCCCATGAAATACGAGAAAAGTTCTGATGTTTTTGTGTAATCTTACAATAAAGTTATTAGTTCCAACTTAACGacaatatttcaattgacCTTAATAAGTATCCTTTAAGTACAATTGAAGGACTAGTTGCAATTTGTAAGTATGCTAGATTTTTTTAGAATAATTaagaataaaaagaaatctgATTGTATTCATCtccattaattttatttatatcaGATTATCCGTATTCTAAATTAGAAGGTTAATGGCTATGATTAATAATTTACGCCGAGAAATCCTAACATCTACGGAGTGAGGCAAATAGTCCGCAGGCTTTATTACCTCTGTGCAACGCCAACAATAATAAGTAGGGAGAGTATAGTTTGCACGGATTTACGTAGAACATTGATAAGCGATTTTTTTGGGTAAAATAGTGGAAAAGCATCTCATCGAACAATCTTTGCGTCACACGGAGTTCAGGGTTTTTTAGGACAATGAGGACATAGCGATCCATGGAAGAGATttgcaatttcaaaatttcctttagtttcctttttttgctttttagTGTCTCCTCCCCTCTCAGACTAAAAAGTGTCTCACGCGGAACTCGAACGGATGAcatatcttcaaagaaaaaaatccTGATGGCTACCCGTCCATTAGAAATTTCCTTTTGAAGTGGGGAAGACGTTCAGCGGCAAATTAAGCAACCCACATGTAGCGTCACATTTCAGGTGGAGAGAAGGCTTCTAGAGTATATGTAGATGAATCAGTACCATTCCAGAAACTGTCCATGCCAGTTTTGTGATACTACCTCAATTCACACTATCAGACAGGCCAAAAACCGATTTAACAATCACGAGCCCCACTCACATGTTGTGGTCATATCAAACACTGCATAAGAATCAACACGCCTATATCTCCATTCCTCTTAGTGTTCCCATTTTATTGGAGAGACATGAAACtcattttctgatgaaTATCTTCCAAgtttatatacttttatATACATGTATATACATCACGTGGCACGAAATGgactgaaaaatttaaattagTGTTGGTTTTGAAAAGGCTCATCTCGATGATGGATAGATCATAGTCTGTTTCATCGTAGCGCATCCTCCCTCCCCCCATTATGGTTCGTTTGAAGAGTAGATAcattctttttgaaatactGTTCCCTCCTACTGAGATATCTGAAGATGAACTTGTCACCAAGAAAGATATACTTTTAAGTTATCACAAAGTTTCACCTCCAGATATCTCTAGTAAATCGATATTGCAAGAGATACGACGTTCGTTGCAATTGAATCTGGGTGATTATGGCTATGGGAAGGTCAATTCGCTTTTGCAACTGAAATATTTCTCAAATAATACATCAACAGGCATACTTCGATGTCATAGAGAAGACACCGATCTGCTATTAACTGCTCTTTTTACTATCAGTAagataaatgaaataacaaatttgataataaacCCCATTAAAGTCAGCGGTactataaaaaaaattgagcAGTACTCAATTAGAAGGAATGCAAAATTCTTATCTTTAATCAAGGCTGATAGTAGTTCCGTATTAACTAATGATTTTACCAACgttaatgaagatgataacGATGAATTATAGATATGTGTATATAATCAAgtttattttgattctttttctaatccaaatgattttttcttatcaCTCGATAATTGATCCTCTGCCTTGGTGAACATGACCGGACCACTTCTTTCTTGTTGTCCACCTTTCACTTCTCTTGTCACACGATCCATTACACTCCCTTCATCGTTCGTATTTTCCACCATATCATCCAATTTATTGAGATTCGTCCTGTAAATACTATCAATATCCTGCTGTACAAATAGCGGATTATCATACACTTGGTTTTCACTTCTCTGCGTGCTTGCACCTTTAATGAATAACCTGGAATCGTAATTTAATTCCGGTTGTTTTGTGGCTTTCGCAGTACCCAATATAACCTTCTCAGAAACGTCACGACCTTCTCTGTAGGCCAACTCTTTCAATCTTTCAACAAGAATATTACCTCTACTACTTTGTTCGACAACTGAAGTCTCTTTCTTGACATGTCCATCTTGTTTCCTTCCATGGTATCTTGCTCTCTCTGCAAGGTTACGTAATTTATCTTCCTTTATCTTGACTTCTTTCTCcattaaattcttcttttcctcaTACTTCAACTGAATCTCTCTTCTCTTCTCCATGTCGACTTTCTCTATAGCCTCTGacaattcaataaatttgcCACTAATCCCACCTGGTTCACCTGTCCTCGTACCAAATCCGGCCCTGTCAACAGTATAACCTTTCTGATTCTTCCATTGTGATACGAAGGTAGgtattttccatttttctctttcctCCTTCGATGGTTTTTCAGCCTCTGTATGTAGTGTAGGTATTGGCGcattattttctaataGTTGTGGAGTATAGATCTTTGCCGACTTCCTATGAATATTTGGCTGTAAAGGATCTTGTTGCCTTGTTGTTACCTGGATAGTTTGAGAGtttatatttattgtatCTGGTTTATTGACACTGGAAAGCTTTTTCTGTTGATCTTTAGATACtagtttttgaagaaatgatCTAGTCTTGTTATACGTCTCGTCGATCCGTTCCTGTGAAGGCAAAGGTACATCCAATCCAAAATTTTGCTGTCGAAGTGGAAcaaattctttaaaattaaCTTGAGATGCTATTTGAATCGCTGGATCTGACTTCGTTTTCTGCTCATCGATACTTTCTTCGATAACCTTGTCCTTGTTTAAAGCACTCAGTAGTCTCTCTGCTTCAACTCTCTTTACATCCACCTGCTTTCTCTTAGATTCACGCTTTGGAGGAGGTAATAACGATGTAAATGACATCCTCAACGGTATACTAGCTATTATTGGCGATTGTTCCTGAATTTCAAAGTGTGCATGGCTCCACTActattttttaaaaaaaacgCATATCGCATAAAGAATACTATTAAAATtcagaaaatatatatgatatTAATATATGATGATAGAAGTTATATGGGTTAATACTATGACCTTAACTTATCACGTATCTTAGAAGCGATACGCTGGCTTGTAGATTCCTTGAACGGATTTAGACCCCCATCTAGGTTAAAAAGCATTGAGGTCCTCTTTTCATTAGAACTTTCATTCTCAAGATTCTTATCAGCGGAAAAGTTCCGcgttttcttttctttgacttGATCATTGTAGTTCTTATAGTCATCTCTCAAACTAGTCCTAAACGCAATACCTTCTTGAGTAATCCTGTTCTTAATCAAGGAGATTTGAGGAGGAATTGGTGGATAGTGTAATACTGCGGGCTTTTTGTACCATCCTTTTCTCTTGGGTTTCGGATTTTCTGCATCTGTCATGGGAGGTACACCAGTAAACCTAACTTTTTTGACCGTATCACTGGTGGAAATTGTTTGAAGTTCACcttcttcactttcaaaatcagcgaaaatcaatttttcagcatGTGAAGAAGtcaaaatatcttcttcgatCTGAACCAAATTGTTCACAGCACGATCATGTATATCCTCATCagcttttttctttactgGTGAAGGATTACTGGAATGTTTTTCTCCCGCTAATATCTGTACTGACAGTGAACTATTACCAATTCTTGTACCATTTGATATAGGTGATTTAAGGGCGTCACATGTCTTTGCTTTATGtgttttatttgataaaggTGATCTTGctttgttattattgattctttcattttcaggTTCTTGTTTTAAACTTGGAATTTCCtgattcttcttttcttcaattggCTTATTATTCACAAGTAGTCGCACAGTTTGCTGCACAATTCTTTGGTTCAATGTTGCATCTACTTCTAGCGAATTCGAACGAGGATAAGAAACAGCATTTGTCTTGGTCCTTACTGTcgatattttgttttgattGGCAAATGATGACTGCAGCGAACTAGATCTTGGCCTGCCACGTATACGCTTAGGCGCGCCTGATTGGCGTTCAATAAGTGACccatttcttgaaacttGCGGAGATATCTTGGGGGAAGCACCAGACGATCCTGTCGTTATGGTTCTATTCACTATTGTCGTTTTGGAGGTATTAATAGATGAAGATGTGTTTATGGATGGATTCCTACTCAGTTTCCTTGGAGACAGCATTGAAGGTGAATTCATATTGAATATGTAACTCGTTTCCTTTGATGATTTCCTACTTAATTCATCTGATGTTAAGTTGCCAGAAGGAGGTGTTGATGGAGCAGTCGATAAAGCAGAGTCAAGTGAAGGAGAAAGAAACGAATCTGTGGAGCCAATAGTTAAGGAATCAGTTCTCTTCATTTTATCTTGTTTCTCTAGATATGATAATTTGTCGACAATTCTTCTCTCATCTAGCACTTTCTCAAGCTGTGAAGTAGTTTGCCTTTCCAATTTGCTAATACTTGTGTTCtcattaataaatttcCACGTGACGCACCATCTACTTATAATCTTTAGGTAGCTCTTAAAAGTCCCAGTAAACTTCAAGACAGATTCTTGGTGTAATGATATAACTGTATTAGGACTATTACTATTCCCAGCATTTATATTAGCTTGGAAGGTAATGCCCGTACTTGAATACTTCTCTAAAAGATGTTTGATGTCACGTATAGAAAAATCTTGGTCAGGATCTTCAGAATCaattaaacaaaatttatctAAATCTACTAAGACCTGTTCATACTCATAAACATTTTTGGCTCTCAATTTTGTGGTATCGTAGTAAAAGAACGTTCTTGATGGTAGATATATTTGTCTGGAAAAACTGATCATAATATTTAGCAAATGATACATTCTAAGTAGAAATGTGTAGATTCTGTTTATAATGAAGTCAGAATTATTAGGGAAAAAATCTTTAAGGCTATTATTGCTTTTGGAACTATTCGATTTGGTAGAATATTTTTGCAGTTGGTTATAGAATGTCTTAAAGACAGGAAGTACCTTATTATTAGTTATTGAGATAAATTTATGCAGTACTTGATATTGAAGTTTGAGAAACGATTTGTCAGTGGTATCCCTTTCTATATCTTTTATTAAGACAGCTAATTCTAAAGCTAGAGACATTTCGTTGGGCCTTAATAAATCTTCTATGCAATTAATCTTGAAGTTGTGGACTTGAAAACCATTTTTAATCCCACTAGCTTCGTATTTCCTCATAATACTCgatttttccaattgaaGTTGTCTCAGTTTTCTATTATAAATAGTCAGAGAGTTTTGAGATATTACTTTCAATGAACTTAGCAACTTCCATTGCAAATCTTCATTGTATATATGTCCTTTCACATAACTGTAATTGTCACTCGTAATAACTGGGAAATTATAATCCAAACTGATAGTATCTGTAGATAGTAGAGGATCTACTTCAGTTAGTTTAACAGTCTTGAATTCAAGAAGTAGATTAAATCTTTTCCTTATTAAAGGATGAACATTGAAGATGGGACCTTCACATAGCAATAGAATATAGTTCATAAGCGGTATAGTCTTagaattatcattatcatccttacttttcttcaagtttTTCTCTAGTAGATTTAGAAGCCTTAATATTTCCTGTAATTTATAGAGTGCGGTTTTAAATTGGATAAATTTAACCTCTGATAAATCCAACTGAACAGGGTATTTTACGCCAGGAACAGATGCGTGAGCAGCTGCCTTGGCAAACATCTTCCTCTCTTGCATTATCTTTGTTTGGTTGTGAAAGTAATAGTGATTTTTATagtttttgaattaaaTGACAACAATGCCTCATTTGAGGGTAAAGTAATTTTCAGTAGGCCAGCAAGCCAAGATCGATCTGTTAGCCCGCAAAATGTAGTTTGTGGAACAAATATGTAATAATCAACTAGCTAGAACTTTTATTTAATCTGTAGTACTCCCAGATTCTCAAGTTTGGGTcgaataatgaaaaaaatcgaCTAAAAATTAGGGAAACGATTAACCAGCAGGGTTCAGCCAGGACAAAAACCACTTTCTTTGATATAGAATAGTAGCTACTACCTAATAGTTTTATTTGCTTGAAGAACTGGCTATAAGCTGTCTTATAATGCAGTGGTCTATTGCTTTAAAATACGTTGAGGGGCGTTCCTTCGTGTAAACACTTGTCAAAGTCGCCATTTCTCTAAAATGATTTTCAAAGCGATGTCGATCTGCGATGTCATCGAGAAATGCAATAGAAAGCATAGTTGCTATAATGCGTGTTGAGTGTGTCTATAAAGAGTTTTCTACTTAGTGTATATGTTGGATATCCTAGTTTGTCTTCTGTAATTGCAGTAAGTGTTTGATGGTTGGCATGTCTAGTTCATGAAGATCAACAATTTCAGAAAGAGTGCTTCTGTCTTCTATAAGTACTGACACATCAGCAATGCGTCTAAGACCGGTGGATAGAAGAATGTTGGTATCTGATCTTACCAGTTTATCCTTCTTGACGATGTTTGTGAGATAATTCATGACCTCTGCAGGGATTGAAAACTCATATTTACTTGGTTTGTATCTTTTTAATATCGCATGCAATTGTGAGGGAGTCAAGGAGTATGAAAACTCACGAACCACTCCGAGATCTTGTAAGTTGGAAATTCTAAGTTGGAGAACCTTAGCCAATTGTCTTGAATATGGTAGGAATGACCTGACGATTGATACACGAATCTCCTTTTCGTTACACCAACTGTAAATTTCTTGGACGTGTTTATCTAATTCAAAGCCAACTTGCCACGTCAACTCATATACTTTCGTCAAAACATCGTTGAATGTAACGGAATCAATATAACCGAATAGTTGTAATAATACAGCATTCTTTAATCTAGGATTTAATCCATTTGATTCCATCTTGCCGTATGTTCTATTTAAAAAGTAAATCAACTTTTCCGTGCTGTTTGTTTGAACATCTTTAGAACTGTGGTTTgtattgaataaaatatctGACGAGGATACTTCTTCGTTAAAGCTTTTTATCAACTTATCCAGATGTGATTCGAAAAGAGTTACCAAACAGGTACTGAACTCTCTTTTTATCTCCATTAAAAGGGAACATTTGCTTAACACCTCATCCTTAAAATAGAGATAAGAGCAAATActcgagaaattttttaaccAGAAAAAGTAAGCTGTGTCTGTTTTCTCGTTTAAAGTCATCGTCACTCTTTCGTTGAATGTTTTACAAAATTCTACGGTGAATGAATGTCCTTCTCTGTGCAAATGTTTGTTTAAGAAGCCTTCCATTACTGAAATAACTACTTCTGAAAGTGTTAAAGTGCTACTTTCATTCAGATTATCGTCGCTTATGCCATTAGCTACATTAAAGAATTTCTGGATTTCTTCATTCATATCTGAGATCCTTGCCACAAAATCTGCTGAATCATCATTACAGCATGGAATTGGGGCGTTGTGTGGGATTAATTGGTCACCAGTACTGGCAAGCAAGCCAACTGACTTTCTTGATTTATCTCCGGTTGACCCGTCTAGTAGTTTCTTCATGAGTTTCTGATATGTCTGGAGCTCTTGAGTAATCTTATTAACATTTGGAGAGACAAAAGTACCTCCTTCTTTGTTTAGATTGTCGTCTGTTGTCTTGTTAAAAATATCTATCACTGCTTTTGCATTgcttttgaatgaatttcTCATGAAcattaaagaattgatcTCTTCCTTCTTCCTTTCGATGACTAgtctcttttcttcaatcaTGTCTTGAATATTCTCAAAGGAGGTATCGTTTAACAGGGCCTTAATGGAAGCATTTCCCTCTAGTTGTTTTACATATTCATTAGCTTCTTTGTTTTgtttaattctttcagtTAGCAACTTAACAAATTCTATGAATTCTTTCTGAAGTAAAAGAGCCGGCGAACACTTTATTAATGATTCCTCTTTTAATTTCGCGAATTCTTTCATAGCTTGTGCCCTTCTCACAAAGGATTGAACTGTAATTACATTCTTCTGTAACTGCATAAACTTATTTCTTTGTCTAAATGTTTTAATCTTACGTTGAACAAAAATTGCAGCATTTGCTCTACGTTTTCTTTCACGTTCTCGTTTGACTAAAACAGATCTTATTTTACTCTGGATTTTTAATGTGCCCGTTAGAGTTTCCCTGTAAAGCGAATATGTGTTTTTACCTCTGATATAAGATTGGATAAACGTAGCTGCCCTCAATTTAAGTTGCGCAATGACTTCTTCACGAACAAGTTTTGTCTTGACAAGATTTTGGAGTGATCTAATAGATTCAAGCGtcttcaaataatgcaaTCTACATAACCTACCCCTGATCTTCTTTTGGATTATGACACATAACCAAGTAAGTTTTGCCTTTCTCAAGTTTTCCAGAAACGCTAACATGCctgctttgaaaaatatcttggttttaccaatttgatacttttcttcctttatagtcttttccaaaatcttAGCATTGAATGCTATCAAATCCTCCTCATTTCGGGCTTGGTTGCTCATTATAGGTAACCATTCGGAAAAATCTGCAAGGAAATAgtatctttcaaagaactCACCAAACGTCCATCTTGACGGGAAGCCGGCacatgaaattttaatcGTTTCCAGAACACCACAAGCACGTAGCTGGGATAAAACCATtgaattatcaaatgaccaagctttcttttcagcGTTGGGTTTAATACAACGGATATAATGCACGTTGGTGGAATTGATAGTTTCCATAAGAGATTGTAGAGATTGTTTGAATATTGATCCTAATGTTGGCTTcctttgaatatttttcctCGCAACACCGCCTAACttgttattttcttcttttggtGACTCTTGAGAAGCGTTCTCCAAAGCTGTTAAATTTTCCAGAATTGAACGAAGAGTATCATTACTGCTGGTATGTAGTACCTCCATGTGCCCTTCTGAGACGGTATCTCTatttttctcaataaaGCCTTCCACATCATAGGTGACATCGTGTGCATAGTGACTGACAATAAATTTAGTCTGGCCAAAACGAGGTTTGGAGAAAACTGCATTCG includes these proteins:
- the MTW1 gene encoding MIND complex subunit MTW1 (similar to Saccharomyces cerevisiae MTW1 (YAL034W-A); ancestral locus Anc_7.53) translates to MSAPTLKSTELLTQHLQYPPISLVDDIINTVNDIMYKCTAAMEKYLLKKSQVEGLDYSEEIKVGIAKLESLLEYTVDKNFDKLELYVLRNVLRVPEELIVHDVFRLKHQNELEVVDDKQIKDSEVALNEKIKLIEEKINQNLILKDKIKKIKSTIQKVRKFKKIVIEGLTLKKFDADKELINLLKPIDDTLRLLISQLKNLYTFSEENCSIDEIREITKPEVAQSSNMRVAYIDSNVEKIFETLNLTGNKIQGTKYTSNPIVIKDPDLSVLRE
- the KAFR0K00560 gene encoding SWIRM domain-containing protein (similar to Saccharomyces cerevisiae FUN19 (YAL034C) and YOR338W; ancestral locus Anc_7.55); the encoded protein is MGISSAHPSNSDSKMSVNQNSRNSSIPKLMITSDDDSFYRWKKGSASNSESNIDEQLIPSPPLSPKINNIQCRDNNTISNLLLRSSRTDKNILSVVNHIWNPRLSTKNNINQTLNFLSEYRVFENNNEDNRRRIVSSSPRTNRMMTFSDNEKNNGGLAYQLRRKLGGKRVSDNEDFNYRSRIRKSPTPRRLLKPSHPHHHLQSPTRARHISSPLASSAVINTAPQYIPNASWEKLPDFSPPSSTLPPNNNKVLKVEWKGSPMDLSRDPLKYKLHPAELNLAQILRLPCDLYLDSKRRLFLEKVYRFKKGLPFRRTDAQKACRIDVNKASRLFAAFEKVGWLEDSNFKKYL
- the POP5 gene encoding RNA-binding protein POP5 (similar to Saccharomyces cerevisiae POP5 (YAL033W); ancestral locus Anc_7.59): MVRLKSRYILFEILFPPTEISEDELVTKKDILLSYHKVSPPDISSKSILQEIRRSLQLNLGDYGYGKVNSLLQLKYFSNNTSTGILRCHREDTDLLLTALFTISKINEITNLIINPIKVSGTIKKIEQYSIRRNAKFLSLIKADSSSVLTNDFTNVNEDDNDEL
- the PRP45 gene encoding mRNA splicing protein PRP45 (similar to Saccharomyces cerevisiae PRP45 (YAL032C); ancestral locus Anc_7.60): MSFTSLLPPPKRESKRKQVDVKRVEAERLLSALNKDKVIEESIDEQKTKSDPAIQIASQVNFKEFVPLRQQNFGLDVPLPSQERIDETYNKTRSFLQKLVSKDQQKKLSSVNKPDTININSQTIQVTTRQQDPLQPNIHRKSAKIYTPQLLENNAPIPTLHTEAEKPSKEEREKWKIPTFVSQWKNQKGYTVDRAGFGTRTGEPGGISGKFIELSEAIEKVDMEKRREIQLKYEEKKNLMEKEVKIKEDKLRNLAERARYHGRKQDGHVKKETSVVEQSSRGNILVERLKELAYREGRDVSEKVILGTAKATKQPELNYDSRLFIKGASTQRSENQVYDNPLFVQQDIDSIYRTNLNKLDDMVENTNDEGSVMDRVTREVKGGQQERSGPVMFTKAEDQLSSDKKKSFGLEKESK
- the GIP4 gene encoding protein phosphatase regulator GIP4 (similar to Saccharomyces cerevisiae GIP4 (YAL031C); ancestral locus Anc_7.61), with product MQERKMFAKAAAHASVPGVKYPVQLDLSEVKFIQFKTALYKLQEILRLLNLLEKNLKKSKDDNDNSKTIPLMNYILLLCEGPIFNVHPLIRKRFNLLLEFKTVKLTEVDPLLSTDTISLDYNFPVITSDNYSYVKGHIYNEDLQWKLLSSLKVISQNSLTIYNRKLRQLQLEKSSIMRKYEASGIKNGFQVHNFKINCIEDLLRPNEMSLALELAVLIKDIERDTTDKSFLKLQYQVLHKFISITNNKVLPVFKTFYNQLQKYSTKSNSSKSNNSLKDFFPNNSDFIINRIYTFLLRMYHLLNIMISFSRQIYLPSRTFFYYDTTKLRAKNVYEYEQVLVDLDKFCLIDSEDPDQDFSIRDIKHLLEKYSSTGITFQANINAGNSNSPNTVISLHQESVLKFTGTFKSYLKIISRWCVTWKFINENTSISKLERQTTSQLEKVLDERRIVDKLSYLEKQDKMKRTDSLTIGSTDSFLSPSLDSALSTAPSTPPSGNLTSDELSRKSSKETSYIFNMNSPSMLSPRKLSRNPSINTSSSINTSKTTIVNRTITTGSSGASPKISPQVSRNGSLIERQSGAPKRIRGRPRSSSLQSSFANQNKISTVRTKTNAVSYPRSNSLEVDATLNQRIVQQTVRLLVNNKPIEEKKNQEIPSLKQEPENERINNNKARSPLSNKTHKAKTCDALKSPISNGTRIGNSSLSVQILAGEKHSSNPSPVKKKADEDIHDRAVNNLVQIEEDILTSSHAEKLIFADFESEEGELQTISTSDTVKKVRFTGVPPMTDAENPKPKRKGWYKKPAVLHYPPIPPQISLIKNRITQEGIAFRTSLRDDYKNYNDQVKEKKTRNFSADKNLENESSNEKRTSMLFNLDGGLNPFKESTSQRIASKIRDKLRS